One region of Chanodichthys erythropterus isolate Z2021 chromosome 24, ASM2448905v1, whole genome shotgun sequence genomic DNA includes:
- the LOC137014990 gene encoding major histocompatibility complex class I-related gene protein-like, producing the protein MFPGYIDRILFIIIILLPAVSPRGSHSLWMLITYINGETQFPKLSATFMLDDITVGYYDYETRSYVARGNTTNEDDVMDPNHLNTISNYMIAHFIDRSDYLRPINHTESHIVYQVMALCEHLDNDKSGQMITKNAYRGSTIDELHFLDGKFTYHGSLNFTTQQIKPYLELSMWRHENIFYPACIKTLKNYLKKRGTQVNRKIKPRVRLIQKSNSDSGGFRVSCLATGFYPRHINLTLFRDGQPVPDHEITGGDLLPNGDGTYQMRKSLEISADKHKYTCSATHLSLDNKLDVTLEYEHGEPFKSVTPSVLMVLTLMVFGTAAYAKTAWKKRRADSCRSVYSTPSSSKESLESK; encoded by the exons ATGTTTCCTGGGTATATAGACAGAATTCTtttcattatcattattttacttccagCAGTTTCACCAAGAG GTTCTCACTCTCTGTGGATGCTTATAACTTACATTAATGGAGAAACACAATTTCCTAAATTATCTGCCACATTTATGTTGGATGACATCACAGTAGGATATTATGATTATGAGACAAGAAGCTATGTTGCAAGAGGAAATACTACAAATGAAGATGATGTAATGGATCCAAATCACCTCAATACCATAAGCAATTATATGATTGCTCATTTTATTGATAGATCAGATTATCTGAGACCCATCAACCACACAGAAA GTCATATAGTTTATCAGGTGATGGCTCTTTGCGAACATCTTGACAATGATAAATCTGGCCAAATGATCACCAAGAATGCATATAGAGGCTCCACAATTGATGAACTGCATTTTTTGGATGGCAAATTCACATATCACGGTTCTTTAAATTTCACGACTCAGCAAATAAAACCCTATCTAGAACTGTCCATGTGGCGTCATGAGAATATATTCTACCCAGCCTGCATAAAAACTCTGAAGAATTACCTCAAAAAGAGAGGAACACAAGTCAACAGAAAAA TAAAGCCGCGAGTCAGACTCATTCAGAAATCAAACTCAGATTCTGGAGGGTTTCGTGTGAGTTGTTTGGCAACAGGATTTTACCCTCGTCACATCAACCTGACCCTGTTCAGAGATGGACAGCCTGTACCTGATCACGAGATCACTGGAGGAGATCTGCTGCCCAATGGTGACGGGACGTACCAGATGAGGAAGAGTCTGGAGATCAGTgcagacaaacacaaatacacctGCTCTGCCACACACCTCAGTCTGGACAACAAACTGGACGTCACTTTGG AGTATGAACACGGGGAACCATTTAAATCAGTGACTCCTTCAGTTCTGATGGTTTTGACTCTGATGGTGTTTGGAACTGCAGCATATGCTAAAACTGCATGGAAAAAACGACGTGCAG ATTCATGTAGAAGTGTTTATTCTACTCCTTCTT